tttctgtacagCTCCTACGAGTCCATAACCAACCAGGTAAAACATGTATAGATGGCCAGGTGGAATGAAAAACTATTGGCTATTCCTAAAATTCTTAACACCACTTAATTTGTATTTACATCCATGGACTATATTTGCAGCTAAGCCTTGTCTTCAGTGTGCGATATGTTCAGCATGAACCACACGGACGACCACTTTCTGACACCCACCTCTGACGTCGTCCTTTCCGGGTCTTGTCTCACCCATGTCTCTGGTTCTGGTGACACCCGTTTGGGTTCCAACTGTTCTGAAAAGGCTGGTTTCACTCCCTCTGAAATTTCTGGCATCTCCACTACGAGGAGCTTCAGTGCATTGGCATTTGCAGGGCCGATGAGTTCTCTTTTATCTGGGGAACATATGGAAGTTTTGAAAAGATATAAATCGGTTGAAAATGGCTCTTTGGGCAACAAATGCACATACAAAGAAATTACTATTTAACCTATTAACTTACCATCCACACTCAAGCTCGGGGAGTGGCCTGAAGATCTGGACTTTGAGTGGCTCCTGTAGCTTTTGCCCGTGGATCTGCTGTCCTCCGCCCTCCTGTGCCTGCTCCGACGGCTGGTGGACCTGGAGCGGGACCTGTGACTTCTGCGACTGGTGCACCTGTCTGGTGAGGGCGAGCGGCTATAGGATCGAGAGTTGGCCCTGAAGCGACGAGGTGGGGAGCAGCGGTGGCGGCCGCGACCATTTCTGCGATGACTGTCACAGCCACAGCGGGAGGAACGTCTGTGGCAGCGAGGACGAGAGCGGGACCTAGGGCGAGAAGTCAACTCAGAGCTGGGCGAGGACGATGTGGAAGACGATGAAGACTTGCAGAGTCCCCCGTGGCTGCTAAGCACCGTGCGGCGGCCAGAACCAGAGGAgcggctgctgccgccgctgctgctgcgggacCGGGAGCGGGACGAGGCGGGGCTGTTCTGGTCAAAGATTACGTTGATGCCATCGCTGTGATGAGGGCGGGCCATTACAGAGTGTGAGCCTTCTCCCTTGGCCATTGTTGCGTTGAAAGCCACGGGCTGAAATAGGATGAAACACTGACGTCAAGATCATCAAAAGTCACTTTCATACAACAAAC
The Scophthalmus maximus strain ysfricsl-2021 chromosome 15, ASM2237912v1, whole genome shotgun sequence DNA segment above includes these coding regions:
- the rsrp1 gene encoding arginine/serine-rich protein 1 isoform X2 — encoded protein: MAKGEGSHSVMARPHHSDGINVIFDQNSPASSRSRSRSSSGGSSRSSGSGRRTVLSSHGGLCKSSSSSTSSSPSSELTSRPRSRSRPRCHRRSSRCGCDSHRRNGRGRHRCSPPRRFRANSRSYSRSPSPDRCTSRRSHRSRSRSTSRRSRHRRAEDSRSTGKSYRSHSKSRSSGHSPSLSVDDKRELIGPANANALKLLVVEMPEISEGVKPAFSEQLEPKRVSPEPETWVRQDPERTTSENPPLTDGAQACGRVIVTIPVKSTKN
- the rsrp1 gene encoding arginine/serine-rich protein 1 isoform X1, with translation MAKGEGSHSVMARPHHSDGINVIFDQNSPASSRSRSRSSSGGSSRSSGSGRRTVLSSHGGLCKSSSSSTSSSPSSELTSRPRSRSRPRCHRRSSRCGCDSHRRNGRGRHRCSPPRRFRANSRSYSRSPSPDRCTSRRSHRSRSRSTSRRSRHRRAEDSRSTGKSYRSHSKSRSSGHSPSLSVDDKRELIGPANANALKLLVVEMPEISEGVKPAFSEQLEPKRVSPEPETWVRQDPERTTSESSDAEPDDFSNPKTSPKRKTISFSLNNSVAKPTVAAPPSAKVTPRMDSYESRKPYGHWVPIRAGKSSKARKHTLTKAH